CCTACCAATCCTCAGCTGCCTTCTCACATCTCAGAACATGGCAGGGACTTCCTGAGGCGCATTTTTGTGGAGGCTCGTCAGAGaccctcagctgaggaactgctcACACACCACTTTGCACAGCTCGTGTACTGAGCTCTCAAGGCCAtgctgctgccagctgccacctgcTGAGCAGGCAAGGGGCTGCTGTCGGGCTCAGTGAAGTTGCTGCTGCTTCCAGGCAAGGCTAAGGACAGCGGAGCTGGGTCCAGCCATTGTTTGTCTGTGCCTGTCACTGGGACTCAAAGCCTGGATGGGATAGCTGTGGCATCAAGACTGGGAACCCAGCCTGTGAGACCCAAGAGCTCCAGCATCCTAAGCACAATGCGGAAGGAAAGGGGCTGGGAAGAGTGTGCAAGACAGCCGTGGCCTCGGTGTCCTGCCACTGCGGCCAGCGCTGAAGCCAGGAGGCCTGGGGCACAGGGCGTACTCAAGGGTGTGAATAGTGTTATTTCATTCAGAGTGTTACTTGGATTCTCCTCCCAATGTTTGGAGACCACCAGTGTCTCGGCTGCATGAGCCCACTCAAGCCTGAGGTAAAGCCCGGCATCCCCAGccatcagaaggcagaggtgtgGGCTGCTCTGACTTAGAGGCTCCAGGTGTGCCCTGCCAGTCCCGTCTTTTACCAAAGATGAACGAAGCAAATGTTATGCTGCCTTATTCTGGGGAGGAGGCTGCCCCCATAATCAGGGCCTGAGAAATGGAGCTGCCTCCAGTAATGGGGAGCCCCAGTCTTGTCAATGCAATGGTCTGTTTTACAAGTGGAGTCACTCTTACGCTGTTCCCAGTTTCTAAACTGGAGACGTGGCTCTCTGAGCTCTGGAGACCCATGTGGGCTTGGGCCTTGGGCTGGACTGGGAAGAGCTGATGGGATGGCCTCTGGCCTGGCATCTGTTCCCTCACCGGAGCAGAGAAGGTGGGCGACACAAGTCAGGGCACCCAGCTCGCCCATGGCAGTCCAGGAAAGTCCAGGGGTTGTCTCGGGCTGTCTGCATGTCAGGCCTGAGCCcccatgggtagacaggaaagtccttgtgccaccaccaaccaTGTCCAAAACCAGCTCTGTTCCTTAGCCTGCCTTGCCCAGTTGTGTTCTCAGCCTCATTCCTTGTTCCTCCCACCAGGGAGGATGCCAACAGGGGTTGGGGAGACTCCAAGCCGCTTAGAGATGGCCATATTTACCTCAGCCTGGGCGCTGGTCCTTTCTTCcagccccttccctcccctccaagTGTGCCTATTGCTACAGCTCCTCCCTCCCAACTCCCATCTCTTGGGAGTtgtcattaaaggaaaaaaaaaaaaaaagccagtgccCAGGGATGGGCATCTCTAGGGAGCTGGGGATAAGCGCCAGGCAGCTCTGCCAGCCATGCCCACTTCCCCATGGGCACAGAACAAGCCAAAGCCTTCGTTGTATGTTGACGATGCACTTTTATGAATGTAGTTTCTATCGCTGTTTTTAGCCTTTTCACATCATGTAATGTGAGGCCTTGTACTTGTTAATTTATATCTCAGATCCATATTTGATGGTTTTTATATATATCAATTCTAGACTGTTACCGGTGATGGACTcctgaagagagaacagaaattgAAAGCAGCTGGTTTTGCAGATATGTGTGTTGCACGGTGCCAATTGGGCCTGGGCCcctctgttttatttcctttccctcGGGGGTCTGTCAGGCACCCGCTAACTGCTCTGAAGCCAGTGAGTAAAGTCCTGCTTCCACCTCAGCCTTTGCCCAGGGTGGGGACTGGCCCCTCTTCTAGACCAAAGCTGCCAGAAGGCAGCTCGGCCTCTCCATGACCCTCTCCTGATGGCTGTAGCACCCCTTAGCCTATCCCCATCCAAACCTCAAGAGGAAACAGAGCTTGGTGGGCGGAAAAGATGTCAGAGGAGACGACTCTGCTTGTCCCAGGTTCAGGCTCTCACAGAGCCCTCCCCCCAGGGGGTATCTTACCTCAGAGGGAATGTTTCTAAAATGAACTTAAAAGTAAGCCAACAAATCCTGCACTCCAAAGAAAAAAGACCCCTTTTTTTTGTGCCAAAAACTGTGGACATGCTAGCTCAGCATCCTCAGGACCAagctattaatttattttatttcttattaataaatccAAATGAGAAGTCGTGGGGCTCTAGGATGGGCCCAGAGGTTCTGAAGGATGGTCTCCTAGCAGCCCTCGGCCTACTGTGCGAAGTGCTGTACCATCACTTGTTCATCATTCCAGGGGTTCATCCGCTTTGGCCAGCCCCACATGGAAGGACCAGGCCTGGGTCAGCTGCATGCTGCCACCCTCTGTCCCTCCTGCTCACCCAGCTCGTCTGTCTCAATTGTGGATTGTGCAGAAGAACCTGCAGCCATAGTTAGTTGACTCGACCTTGACTGAGGGCTTGCCGTGCAAAGCCAGGCCAGTGCATTACTTACAATAAAAGGGATCATTTATATCGGAAGGGTCCTGTTACCATGCTTTGGTGGTCGGTGGAAACTGACTGggatggctggggtgggggtgggatgccTCATGCCAAGTCTAGACCCTTAAATAGAACTGGGAATAGCTGACGTGGCCAAGCGCCCTTGCTCGCCCGGGTggtccctctttcctctccttccctcttacCCCAGTGCTCCACGGAGGCAGCACTGTTGGTCTGTCTGGTCCGAATAcgtgcctttgtttttgttttttgatacacagtctcactatgtgcTCTGGTTGCCCTAGAAGTcggtatagaccaggctggtctcaggctCACagatatccccctgcctctgccttctgagtgctggtgttaaaggcgtgcgccaagaTGCCCAACCTGccactgtttgttttgttttgtaaacggttccactgtgtagcccaggctggccttgaactcagagatcctgctacctcggcctccccagtgctgggaccacaggcgtgcgccaccactgcccgttcTTAATTGCAGTGAGAGACCATCCTTGTCCCCACAGATCCAAGTGCCCACCTGCAGGAACAATCCACAGCGGTTGATTGCCTGGCAGTCTTTGCCCTCCCCCTTGCTCACGAATTCATCTGTCCCACAGGCAGTCTGCAGAAGTCAGGACAGTAGGGCCTGGGGCAGGGCAAATGAGACTACTTCCGCCGAGGGAGTTTCTCTGCTGTGAGCTGTCATCTTCAGTGTGCATGGCTCTCAGAAGAGCAGTGTGTCCCCCAATGACCTGACACGGCAGTTGTGACCTCTCACTTCCCAGAAGAGGCTCCGGGAAGATGACAGACATGAGGAGAAAAGGGTGGCAGCGCTCAAGCTTAGCAGCACTCACTCATCTGTGGATTCCCATCATTCCTTGCAGATTTCTAGGGCAAAGGGCTAGGAGGAAACTGGACAGCTGGGACCAGCTAGCAGAAAGGCAGTCACAGACGGTCTTGGCCAAATGGGAAAGGTCCTGCTTTGCACCGCACTCCACTCAAGTGTAGTGAGTTAACCTCTGGAGAACTGCAGTGAGGCTGTGGGGGttgtgcaggcctttaatcccagcgtttctgaggcaggcagatgtctgagttctaggccagtcagggctacatactaaagtgagacgctgtctcaaaaaaccaaaaaaacgaAAACTTTTTGGTGGAGCCTGGCTTCTCCTCAACAACTCCAAGGATACACTGGGATTCCAGGGGtttttgttcgtttttgtttttcgagacagggtttctccgtgtagttttggtgcctgtcctgggtctcactctgtagaccaggctagcctcgaactcacagagatccccctgcctctgcctcccgagttctgggatcaaaggcgtgcgccaccaccgcccggcttgggatTCCAGGTTTTGACAGCTTGACACCCGGAGTTGGCAGAGTCCTGTTTTTCAAGTTGATACTTCTTGGACAACCATCACCCAGCCTATTCAAAGCCAGGAGTATTATGGGCTGTCTCCCCTTCCCATCCCTGTGACAAGTTTGTAGCCTACCTGCCACGGAGCCCCCCATCAGGCCACATAACAGAGAGTCAAGATCTGTTTAAACATGTTTAAAACAGGGTTGATCACAACAGTCAGAACATCACAGCGGTGGAGAGCAGGGAGCGAGCTACTGCCGACCCTGTCAGCTGAGGCTCCAGCAAGAACGTGAGCCTTGGGGCACAAGGGCCCCCAGGCCCCCAGGCTGCGGGCTGCCTTGCCTCtttcccagccccctcccccaccggtGAGGTGGCGTGTCTGAGGCCCGGCAGATGGCACTCTCCCTCTTCCAGTCTCTGTGGCTCAGAACCAGGCTAAGGGCAGAGGTAGATGGGGAGACGCGGGGGTGCACAAGGCCCAGGTGGCAGTGTGGGAGCTTGGGACCCTGAGGAGGGCATGCTGACTCCTTGCTGGAGAAAAGGCACCTAAATAGGGAAGCTGGGCTTGTGGGCCTCCCAGGGAGCCGGGGGGCGAGATGAGATGGTCCGAAGAAGCAGTGTGGTGAAAATGCAATTCTGCTTCCCAGACCTCTACCTCCTAGGGGGAAAGTAAGGGATCCTGGAGCAGAGCCCGATGCCTGAAACCTGTCTGAGGGAGCCTCATCCCTTCCCACCCCGCTTCCCCGACAAGCCCAGCTCAACCTCCTTCCCGCCGGCCGGCCGTGTGCGGAGGGAACGGGTGTCCGAGGGCCTCAGGCTGTCTTGGTGCCCGAGTCCACCTCCTTGTGGGCCCAGAGCTCCTTGTGCTGTTTACGGCCGAAGCCCTCATCGTAGTTGCCTTTGCTCTTAAAGAGCTGCTGAAAGTGAGGTTTGCAGTAAAATTCACCGTGCAGTGCGGCATAACTGCCCAAGCTGCGGAAGCAGAGAACAGCTGGCTCAgtccagggctggagggcaggggagggtgggcgagtgggctgggcagggctgggcagggcaggggcgcACCTGAGTTTGGTGTGGCAGTGTTTGCAGCAGAAGCAGGAGTTGTGGAAAATGAGCTTGTCTGCCACCAGCCGCTCCATAGGGTACACCGTCTTCTGGCAGGCTGCACAGGTCTCCTTCACCTGAGCCCGCAAGCTGAAGgactggagtgggaggagggCACCCTCAGCAGGGAGCCCGCCGGGCCCCGGCCCTCTCCtccgcccacccccaccccggggcCCTACCTTGGAGCGCTGCacgctgctgctgccactgctgccttTGGCTTCCTGGGGGAGAGGGGCAGTCAGAGCGGGCTCAGCTCTCCGGTGGCCCAGCCCAGAGCCCAGGGCCACTCCAGAGGGGGCGGAGGGTGCCAAGCAAACGGGCTGCTCCTGTCCCCTTCACCCCTCCCACCTGGCTGGTCACCTACATGAGAGGGGGTGGCCTGGGCGGCTCCGGCAGCCTGGAACATGGCTCTTCGGGGGTGCTTGGCGGCCTGGGTGGAGACGCGGCGCCAGGAGGGTTCTGCAAGGGGAAGTCGGTCAGTGGGGCCCCAAGAGCCCTCCCCCAGCCTGCAGGCCGGGGTGTTTTCAGGCAGGGGGTTGAGGGGCTGCGGTTGGGACTTTCCCTAAGTCATTTCCTGTTGCTCTGGGTCTCGCCACTTCCGCCCCTCATCCCCCCTCCTCAGCCTGCCCGCCCCTCATGCAGCTCCCCGAGGGGTACGGGGTCCCTGAGTGGAAACATATGTGGGGAGAGAACAAAGTTAGCGGGAGCGGCCGGGGACAGGGGGCTCCGCGGTGCCCGCGCCTGCTTCCCACTGGCGGAGACCCCCGCCTGGGGTGAAGGGAGGTCGGCAGAGGTCCGGCCCGAGCACCGCCTGACCCCCCGCTTCCCCGCCCCGGGCTCACGTCCAGCCCCTGGACAGCGCTGCGCTCCGCCCGGCCTCCCGCCCCGCCGGCCGGACTgcgtctcccccccaccccccgcgcgcGCCTGCTCCTCGGGACCCCCCAGACCcgatcccaccccaccccgggccGGCCCAGCGGGACCGACGCGAGCCCGGGGGTCCCGGCGAGCGCTCTCCGCGCGAACCGCCAGGCGCCGCCGGCCCCGCCGCGCTCCGCGCCCCCTTCCCCCCCCGGCCGCCGTGGGTCTCACCGGGCCCGGCCTGCGCCGCGGGGCGGGGGGTCGCTCGCTGGGGGACCGCCTCGGGTGCGAGAGGCGCGGGCGCGAGCTGCCACCGCCGCCAGTGGTCCCCGGGCGAGCGGCGGCCGCCGCCTCACCGCCGCGGCGCCGCCCCCGCCGGCCCCCGCCCCGCGCCCGCCCATTGGCTCCGCGCGCCCGGGGCCGCCTCCGGGAGAAGCCGCCGCCGACCCCCCTCTGTGctttgtctctccctccccgctcgctcgctcgccatccccccccgccccgcctttGTCTGCCCCCCGCCCCGCGCTCGCAGCCCGCGCTCGCCCGCTCCCCCCGGAACCGACCTCCCCGGCCGCTCGTGGGGAACGGACGGCGGCGGCGGGGAGCGGATGGCATACCTCGGGCGGGGATGAGTCCGGCCTACGGGCGCCCCACGAGGCACTCCGCGCGCGGACCTTCAGGAACGGGTCCCGGCCTTTCGCGGCTTGCCTCGGTTTACCCGTTGGCCATTGTGAAGGCCGAGGCCCATTAGCCCCGCCCCCTCCTGGCGCTCTGGGGACCCAGTGGCCTGAGCTGTCCCACTGTGGGGACTCGGGAGGCAGGGTCCCCGGGCAGCCACGGGGCTgcagagagggagatggaggcagcTCGTGGGCCCTCCATACCCCGATGCTGGGCCAAGGTGGCCCGCGGGGCGCCGATGCCGCCACGTGAGGGGTGTGACAGGTCCGCCGCCCCACAACTCCTGCAGCTGCGCGGTCCCCGAAAGCACCCACTCCCTCCTGTGGCCGGGTTTTGTGGATGGGTGACCCCTGGCCTTGGCCACGGCCCAGGTCAGGCACAGCTCAGTCCACCGAAGGGAGCGCAGAGGCTCTTGGACTTGTTGAGAGAACAAAGTACATCAAGAGCTGCGCCAACGCGCCACCGCTCAGGTCTGAGGTGCCGCGGGCCACTCGGCCACCCGTGGGCGGACAGCCCTGCGCCAGGCGGCGGCTTCTGGGCCACCGGCCTCTGCTGGAGGCTTCGCCCGAAGCCGGCCTGGAGGCTGTTCCCCAAGCACATGTTCCCACACCAGGGACAGGAATAGAACTGGTGGCTGTAGCGCGGGCCCACGCGTGTCAGGGAAGAGAACAGCTCGACGCCTCCCGCCTGGCAGGGAACGGGGAGGCAGCAGGCTGCACCACCGGCCCCCCCGGCCCCCCACTGTCTCCCTGGCTGCTAATGCACCCACGCTGCGCTTCGCTTTCCTCAGTCTCTGGTTCCCGCTTGAGACGTTGTTTTGCCTGCCATGAGGCTCGGCTACTGACTTCCTGATGGGTGCTCCTCCACAACCAGGGGGGACCCTCCCTGGGGAAACTGTCCACACCTGTCATCAGAGTCGCCAAGGGAGCTGTTCGATGCAAGAGAGGTGTCTTGTCCCCTTAGGGACACGGAGAGGCTGTGCCCGGGCACTGACTGGCAGCCTGCCCTGCTGGGACCATCTGTGGGCCGAGCTGCAGGGAGCTACCACAGTCAGCAGTTTGGAGATGAGCTGACTGACGGGGAAGGCGGTCCGGAAGGAGAGAACATGGCTAGCTGTGGGCTCGTGCCAgtactctgagtttgaggccactctgggctacaagTCATAGCCtggtgcacacaagcacacacataaggGGGGGGGATTTTAAATTGTCTAAGGAAAGTACCAAGTTGGGCAGGGGTAGGAGAAGCACTGGAAATAGGTGTCACACGGGCCTTTCTCACAGGCCTTTTCAGGTCcctagcccacctccacagtgagcAACTCGGTTCTTTAAATGCTCTGTAGGTCTCCGGCTGCGCCGCTGAGGATGCCGTTGCACACCCGTCCTCTGAGTGCCGACTTTACAGAGCGGCACCAACTACTCCCAGGTACCCGGAGCTGAGGAGCTGAGCCAACACGGCTCGCTGCACGCTGCACGCTGCAcgccaggcaagtactctgccagcTACGCCACATTCCCGGCCTCAGCGGTGAAAACGTCAAAATGTTAAGTGGGGGCGTTCGATGGCCTGAGAAGCCTCAGAAAGGGGACGGAGGACTTCCTTAAACTGGTatttatgccaggcagtggtggcacatgcctttaatcctagcacttgggggacagagcaagcagatctctgtgactttgaggccaacctggtctacaaagctagttccaggacagcctgggctactgagagaaaccctgttttgaaaaacaaaaaatgaaagaaaacaaaaccctgggtttgcAGTGCCTCGGCCAGAGGAGGGCCTCCCCCCAGGGGACTAGCCAGATGGAAAAGCTGGGTAGGGCATGCACAGACCACGGTCCTCTTGCTTTTAGTCGCTGGCTGCCAGCACAAAGGGTTCTAAAGTTACATGCTCGCTGGTATTAGTACCAACCATCAGGAGCCCTGACAAAGCCCTCCCCCCTTGGCTGCTCAGAGCCCTGGTGCCCCAGAGGTAGACTTGGCTACATGCCAGCCCTGGTGCCCTTTCCAGATAACTTTGCCAAGGCAAAATTTAATATAATACTCCTGAAATTAAGAGGAATTAAGAGACCATaggggttttttggggggtggggggttttgagacagggtttctctgtgtagttttggtgcctgtcctggaactcactctgtagcccaggctagcctcgaactcacagagatctgcctgcctctgcctcctgagtgctgagattaaaggtgtgcgccaccaccgcccagtgagaCTGTGGGTTTTTTTATGAAAGAAATCACTGCCAGGGCCCCACACCCACTCAGCCACCCTGGGAGAGCAATGGCTTGCACCTGATTTGTCTGGTCATCCTTCCAAGCCGGCCATAGCCTCTGCATACACGGAGACATTGGTGTCATTCCCAACATACTCTGAAATGTTTAATTTGTTCTGACAATGAAACTAACACACATAAGGGCTTCCTCAAGCCCTCAGATGAGGCAAAGCATTATGGCCCTTGGAGGAGGCACCAAGGCAGCAGCTGGCAGGAGACATTGGGTGGATTCTTGGGAAAGGAGTAACAGATGCACTAAGGTTTCAGGTGTCAGGGCCCAAGAGCTAGGTGGGGATGAGGATGGCCCAGCCTGGCCATAACTGACCTGGTGCTTCGAGACAGAAACAGGGGAGGTGTCTAGGGTAGGCCATGGGCAGACTGCTGCAGACATGTTCCCCAGCATGTGGGAGCAGAGAAACTGAGTGAGATCGGCTGCTAGGAGAGCAAGTGCAGGGGGAGGAAGTGAAGGGTCCCTGGGTCTGAGTTAAGCTCTGGGTTTGGACTTCAGCCTTGGGGCCAAAGCAGTGTCTCTTCCTTCTAAGGAGGTCCCCTGGCTCACAGAACAGGATGTCAGCTTTCCGGCCTCTCCAAGTCCCTGGTGACTGGGActccctgtgtctcaaaagccaCAAAAACAGTGAAGTCTCTTGCAGAATGTCCTTTCAAGCAGCCGGCAGCCAGCTCTGCCAGCATCATGTCCTTTCTCCCCAGTCTGCACCGAGGTAGGTGCTGACCCTCGGGGCTCGCACCCCCCAGCTGGAGGACGCAGGCTAACTGGTCAGAAGTCCCAGTCATCCACCTCCAGCTCTTCCAGGGTTGTCACCAGGCCGAAGATCCCACTGTGGTCCTGAGACTGGCTGCCCTCAAAGTTGGTGATGGGCGTGACAGGGCGAAGCAACTCGGGCAACGCCTCTGAGGCACGTCGCTTgatctgagggagagagacaatTGGACAGTGGACCCTACAACTCAGGACACCACAGACCTTCAGTCTACCAGGCCGTGGTTCCTGCCCTGTGGTGCCCAGGgtccagaaaggaaaggaaaggcaggagaGTGCCTCTTAGGGCTTCAGAAACAGGGTCATCCCTCTAGTTCAAACAGGCAGAGGAAGAACACCTACCCCCAAGCTAAGGGGCCAGGGTAGCTAGAACCacaggtgagcagcagcagatTTGGAACCCGGGAGTGCTTCCATACCTGCTTGAAGAAGGAGTGGCTCAGGAGGGTGCTGGCGTTTGGcctggagagaaaggggaagagaccCATGTGACCCCTGGGCTCAGCTGTCCAAACCCTGACATTCATCCTCTCCTCCGAGACCCTCCAGCTCTTCCCTCAGCTCTCCCAACAGCTAACAGCCAGAGCCACCCAGGCTAGCTTCTTGACAGAAAGCTGAGTCTTCTTGCTGTGGGGCCACACACTCCtctggagtcaggtctctccttaaGAGCCAGCCTCCCTGCTGGCTGGAGCTCCCAAGCTCCCTCTGGCCCCGGACGCCCCGCTGATGGCCGGCAGGGTGGGTACCTTGCGTCGGGGCTGCGCTGAAGGCACTGTTCCACAAAGTGGTGGAAGTGGGGGGAGAAGGTCCGGTGGTAGGGGTGGGAGGGCGAGTCGCCATTGGAAGGCCGGAGGCTGTCAT
This Peromyscus maniculatus bairdii isolate BWxNUB_F1_BW_parent chromosome 8, HU_Pman_BW_mat_3.1, whole genome shotgun sequence DNA region includes the following protein-coding sequences:
- the Limd2 gene encoding LIM domain-containing protein 2; this translates as MFQAAGAAQATPSHEAKGSSGSSSVQRSKSFSLRAQVKETCAACQKTVYPMERLVADKLIFHNSCFCCKHCHTKLSLGSYAALHGEFYCKPHFQQLFKSKGNYDEGFGRKQHKELWAHKEVDSGTKTA